One Rissa tridactyla isolate bRisTri1 chromosome 4, bRisTri1.patW.cur.20221130, whole genome shotgun sequence DNA window includes the following coding sequences:
- the ALKBH3 gene encoding alpha-ketoglutarate-dependent dioxygenase alkB homolog 3: protein MTERRQRARVQGGWAGAPADRLAGRAQLPAPKAAVATSLAPAGARPAWNRRDQPHTEKQFVFEKPSEVECKVPEAGVIDKPGVYELSKVPTGISRIHLIPGFIDSEQADWMFEQLLQDIPWGQRTHIRQEVSFEEPRLTSWYGELPYTYSRMTMQPNPNWHPLLTMLKERIEEFSGYTFNSLLCNLYRNEKDSVDWHSDDEPSLGKNPVIASLSFGATRTFEMRKKPSPEENGDYTYVERLRIPLDHGTLLLMEGATQEDWQHRVPKEYHSRDARINLTFRIIYPEPDGVWK, encoded by the exons ATGACGGAGAGGCGACAGCGGGCCCGTGTGCAGGGCGGCTGGGCCGGCGCACCGGCGGACCGGCTGGCAGGCAGGGCCCAGCTCCCAG cACCTAAGGCAGCTGTGGCCACCAGCCTTGCCCCTGCAGGTGCCAGACCGGCATGGAACAGAAGAGATCAGCCTCACACTGAAAAGCAATTTGTCTTTGAAAAGCCATCAGAG GTGGAGTGCAAAGTTCCTGAGGCGGGTGTGATAGA CAAGCCTGGTGTGTATGAGCTCAGCAAAGTACCAACTGGCATTTCTAG gaTTCATTTGATTCCTGGCTTTATTGACTCAGAACAAGCAGACTGGATGTTTGAACAACTCCTCCAAGACATACCCTGGGGTCAGAGAACTCACATCAGACAGG aagtaTCTTTTGAGGAACCAAGGCTTACCTCCTGGTATGGGGAACTTCCTTACACGTACTCCAGGATGACAATGCAGCCAAACCCAAAC TGGCATCCTCTGCTGACCATGCTTAAGGAGCGCATTGAAGAGTTCAGTGGCTATACCTTCAACTCTCTTCTCTGCAACCTCTACCGAAATGAGAAGGATAGTGTAGACTGGCACAGTGACGATGAACCATCACTGGGAAAAAATCCTGTCATTGCCTCGCTCAGCTTTGGTGCTACCCGGACCTTTGAGATGAGGAAGAAACCCTCCCCT GAAGAGAATGGAGACTATACTTACGTGGAAAGACTAAGAATCCCACTTGATCACGGGACTCTGTTGCTGATGGAAGGAGCTACCCAGGAGGATTGGCAG CATCGAGTGCCTAAGGAATATCATTCTAGAGATGCACGGATAAACTTGACGTTTAGGATCATTTATCCAGAACCCGATGGAGTTTGGAAGTGA